The following is a genomic window from Paracoccus alcaliphilus.
GAAATTCAAAGCCTTCCTGTTCCGACAGCGCCTGAAGGATCGGGGCGGGTTCGCGTCCGAAGGGGCTGTCTATATGGACGATCGCGATCTTCTTGCCTTCCAGCCCGTCGGTGGATTTCATGTATTCGATCAGGTTCGCCGCCTGCGCCCAATAGGTCGCCATCATCGGGAAGATATAGGGAAAGACCGTCCCGTCGGATGCGTCGCCCCGGCCATGCGCGGGCGTGATGACCACGCGCTGATCGGCATCGGCCTGATCCAGAATCGCGGCGGAAACCGGCGTGGACAGGAAATCGAACAGGATCGCGCCTTCTTCCTTGGCGCGGTTATAGGCCTCGATCCCGCGCTGCGGCTGGTTGCCGGTGTCGCGGACAATGGCGGTGAAGGTGTTGCCGTCGATGCCACCTTCCTCGTTGATCAGGGTCAGATAGTCGCGCTGGCCCTGATTGTACTGCCCGGTCACGAAGGTATAGACCGCCGTGAAATCCTGAAGCAGGCCGAACTTGATTTCCTCGGCATGTATCGGCCCCGCGACACCCACGACCAGCGCGGTGGTCAGCGCCAGTTTGCGCATCCAGTTCATGTGTTTGCCTCCCATTATCGATCCCCCTCCCAGAGGTTCAGCTTCTGGCGTGACGGAATGGCCAGACCAGAAAATACTTGCGGATGTTGTCATAGATCTTCGCCAGACCCAGCGGCTCCAGCAGCAGAAAACCGATGATCATCGCGCCATAGATCATCAGCGGCAGGTGCGACAGAAAGTTCTGGCTGACCGGAAACCAGCCCGCCGAGGCCAATGCGGCGATGAAATTGGTCAGAAAGATCGGCGCCAGCAGCACGAAGCCCGCGCCCAGATAGGACCCGATCACCGACCCCAGACCGCCGACCAACACCATCGCCACCAGTTGGATCGAGACGTTGAAACCGAACTGTTCCGGCGTCACCGCGCGATAGAAGCAGAAGGCAAGGATCGCGCCGGTCACGCCGCCCATGAAGGACGAGGTGAAGAAGGCCGCCAGCTTGGTCCTGAACGGATCGACCCCGATCACGGCGGCGGCGAAATCCTTGTCGCGGATCGCCACCAGCGCCCGCCCGAAAGAACTGCGCTTGACGTTCATGAAGAACACCGTCAGCAGCACCGCCCAGCCAAGCGCCAGCCAATAGCGCGACGCGAGGCTGCTGATATCCATGAACAGAAAGCTGACGGCGGGCGTGCGCAGCGTGGCATGGGCGCCGCCCGAAATGGCCGGCACGTTCACCACCACCCAATCCACCAGATATTGCATCGCCAGCGTGGCCATCACCAGATACAGCCCCTTCACCCTCAGGGCCGCGCCGCCGAAGATCGCACCGATCACCGCCGCGATCAGCCCCGACAGCAGCAGGGCGATCTCGAACGGCACGCCGAAGCGAACCAGATGGATCGACGAATAGGCCCCGATCGCCATGACGGCGGCAAAGCCGAAATGCAATTGCCCCGCCATGCCCATCAGCAGCGTCAGCGACAGCGCCGCCGCCGACCAGATCACCCAGGGCAGGACATAGCTGCCCAGATAGAGCGGCGAGACATAGAACGGCGCCAGCACGGCCAGCACGAAGACAGCGATCACCAGCCAGCGATCCGCCGGGATCTTCCACAGCTTGCGGTCCGAGGCATAGCTGGTGTGATAGGTGCCTGACAAACGATAGAACATGGCTCAGATCCTCTCGATGTCTTCGCGGCCGAAGATGCCATAGGGGCGGACCATGATGGTCAGCAGGATGATCAGCGAGGTGACGACATCGCGCGTCGATCCGCCCGCATAGCTGTCGAGATAACCGGGGATGACCGTGCCCAGCACGCCCACCAGAATGCCGCCCACGACCACGCCGGGGATCGAATCCACCCCGCCAAGGATCACCACGGCAACGGCGGGAAACAGCAGCGTGGAAAGCGTCCAGTCCACCCCCTGCGACGATCCCCACAGCGCCCCCGCGACCACGGCGGCAACCCCCGCCAGACCCCACGAGATGCCGATGGCGCGCTCGACCGAGATGCCGACGGCCCAGCTTGCGACGTGATCGTCGGACACAGCGCGCAGCTTGGTGCCCAGACGGGTGCGGAAGAACAGCAGCGATCCGCCCACCAGCAGCAGCGCCACGACGCCGCCGATCAACGAGGTGCGGTTGATGAACACGTCACCGATGATGACCGGCGCGAAACCGATGCCCAGATCGACCGGCTTGGGCGCGGATCCCAGAATCCCGGGCACCAGCCCGCGCAGCAGGATCTCCAGCCCCAGCGTCAGCATCACCACCATGATGACCGGCTGGCCGACCATGCGGCGCAGCAGCAGCCGTTCCACCACGAGGCCAAAGCCGAACATGATCGCGGCGGCCAGCGGGATCGCTGCCCAGACCGGCAGCCCCCATGACATGACCATCCACACGGCATATCCCGCCGCCATCACCAACGCGCCCTGCGCAAGGTTAGGCACGCCGGCGGATTTGTAGATCAGCACGAAACCCAGCGCGACCAGCGAATACATCAGCCCGGTCAGGGCGCCGCTGATCAGAAGTTCCAGAAAATACGCCATTCAACCGGCCCCCTTCACGTCGGCCAGCCTCAGAACCCGGTCAAGCGACCCGGTCTGGCCGTTTTCATAGGTGATCTGCGCCTTGAAATCGATCTCGGTCGCGCCGTCGTTCAGCGCCTCGATGATCGGGCCATAACGGTCGTCGATCACGTTGCGCTTCAGCTTGCGGGTGCGCGTGACCTCGCCGTCGTCGGGATCGAATTCCTTGTGCAGGTTGACGAAACGCGCGATCGACAGGCCATGTGGCAGATGCGCGTTCACAGCGGCGATTTCCTGTTCGATCAGCTCATATACGCGCGGCGCCTGCGACAGTTCGGCATAAGAGGTATAGGACACGCCATGTTCCTGCGCCCATTGCCCGACCGCCTGAAAGTCGATCGAGACGATGGCCACCAGCATGTCGCGATCCTTGCCGATCACCGCCGCATCCCTGACATAGGCCGAGAATTTCAGCCGGTTCTCGATATAGGTCGGGATGAAACGGGTACCGTCGCGCTTGGCCACCACCTCGGAGACGCGGCCCAGCACCACCAGTTGCCCGTCGGGCTCGATCTGGCCCGCATCGCCGGTATGCAGCCAGCCGTCCTGCAATGCCTCGGCGCTGGCCTTGGGGTTCTGGAAATAGCCGTCGAAGATATTGTCGCCGCGCAGCAGGATCTCGCCCTGATCGTCGATCTTCATCTCGACGCCGGGAAAGGGGCGCCCGACCGTGGTCAATGAGATATCCTCGGGCTGCTGCGCCACGGCCAGCGCGCAATTCTCGGTCTGGCCATAGAATTGCCGCAGGTTCAGGCCAAGGGCGCGGAACCACAGAAAGACGTCCTCGCCAATCGCCTCGCCCGCGGTATAGGCGCGCTTGACCCGGCCCAGCCCCAGTTGATCGCGCAGCGGGCCATAGATCAGGATCTCGCCCAGCCAGCGCATCGCCCCGCCATTGACGGGCTTGCCGTCCAGCTTGGCGCGCTCTGCCGCCATCGCGCGGGGCATGAACCAGTTATACAGCCAGCGTTTGACGCCGGTCGTCTCGGCGATGCCCACCTGCACCCGGGTCAGCATGGCCGACCACGCACGCGGCGCGGCGAAATACAGCGTCGGCGCGATTTCCCGCAGATCGTGCATCGCGGTTTCCTGCGCCTCGGGGATATTCACGGTAAAGCGCAACTCGGTCGCCGCCCCGATGGAAAAGATGAAATCGCCCACCCATGCCATCGGCAGATAGGCCATATGCACCTCGCCCTGCTGGAAATATCCGGCGGCGGCGGCGTTGCGGACCCCCGACAGCACATGCCCGTGCTTCAGCGGGATGCCCTTGGGCGCGCCGGTGGTGCCGGATGAATGCATCAGCACGACGACATCATGGACCGAGGGGCGGCGCAGCAGATCATCGGCCAGCCCCGGTTCGGCCTTCAGCCGCGCGGCACCCTCGGCCCGGATCGCGGCAAAGCCCACGACGCCCGGTGGTTCGCGCCCTTCCAGACCGCGCGGATCGTCATAGATGATCAGGTCCAGCGCCGGATAACGCTCGCGCACCTCCTGCATCTTGTCCACCTGCTCCTGATCCTCGGCGATGGCCACGTGGATCGCTTCGCGTTCCATCTGCGCGGCCAGCTCCTCGGTCGGGGCATCGGCATAGGCGGGCGAGGGGATGGCACGCAGGCAGGCCGCGCCCAGCATCCCGAAATAGAGGTTCGGGCGGTTGTCGCCGATCACCATGACCACATCACCGGGTTTGACGCCCCGCGCCTCCAGCCCGGCGGCGAATTCGGTCACGGCAGTCAGATAGTCGCGCCATGTATATTCCTGCCAGATGCCCCAGTCGCGTTCGCGCAGCGCCACCTGATCAGGATATTCGGCGGCGTTCTGCGCCAGCCGCGCCAGAATATGGTCGTCGCGTTGCCATTCGGGGTGCAGCGCCTCGGCACCCGCCATGTCGAAGGTTTCAGGCTGCATTGCGTGGCTTTCCGATATAGGCCTCGACCACCAGCGGATTGGCGATGGTCTCACGCGCGGGGCCTTGCGCGATTTCCTGTCCGTTGTTCAGCACCAGCACCCGGTCGCACAGCGCCGTCACCACATCCATGTGATGCTCGATAATCAGCACGGTCAGGCCCAGAGCCTCTTGCGCGTCCAGAATGAAGCGGACCATGTATTCCTTTTCTTCCTGGTTCATCCCGGCCATCGGTTCGTCCAGAACCAGCAGCTTGGGTTCGGCACACAGGGCGCGGGCCAGTTCGACCCGCTTTTGCAGGCCAAGCGGGATCACATCCACATGCTCGTCACGGGCGGGGGCCAGTTGCAGCAGGTCGATCACCTCCTCGACCTTGCGGCGGTGCTCGATCTCTTCCTTGCGCGCCCACCACGGATAGAAGAACGAGGCCAACGGGTTCGGCTTCATATAGATGTGCCGGCCCATCAGAATGTTGTCCAGCACGCTCATCCCGTGGAACAGCGCGACGTTCTGAAAGGTCCGCGCCACACCCATCGCGGCGATGCGGAACGGTTTTTGCCCGTTGATCTGCTGGCCGTTCAGAAAGATGCGGCCTTCCTGCGGCGGATAGAAACCGGTGACGGCATTGACCAGCGTGGTCTTGCCCGAGCCGTTCGGCCCCACCAGCCCGAAGATTTCGCCCCGCGACACCGAGACCGACACGTTCTTCAACGCGACGACCCCGCCGAAACGGCGCACGACATTTTCACAGGCCAGAACGGCCTCGTTCTGCCCGGTCATCGGCGGGGCCGGATTCGGGCGTAACGTGTAATGGACGCGATCACTCCGCGCATAGGCTGTCCTCCCAAACAGTCTTGCTGGTCGGTTCCTCCTCCGACCCGGATCTTGAATCAGAGGTTAGCACCAGATTTCTCTTTCGGTAAACCGAAAAGAATGGCAAAGTTCTTTCAGGAATCTTGAAATGCACGCGAATCTTGTCGATCATCTGAGGGCCTTTTGCGCCGTTGCCGACCACGGCAGCCTGACCGCCGCCGCGAAGGAACTGCGCCGCCCCATTTCCTCG
Proteins encoded in this region:
- a CDS encoding branched-chain amino acid ABC transporter permease, with amino-acid sequence MFYRLSGTYHTSYASDRKLWKIPADRWLVIAVFVLAVLAPFYVSPLYLGSYVLPWVIWSAAALSLTLLMGMAGQLHFGFAAVMAIGAYSSIHLVRFGVPFEIALLLSGLIAAVIGAIFGGAALRVKGLYLVMATLAMQYLVDWVVVNVPAISGGAHATLRTPAVSFLFMDISSLASRYWLALGWAVLLTVFFMNVKRSSFGRALVAIRDKDFAAAVIGVDPFRTKLAAFFTSSFMGGVTGAILAFCFYRAVTPEQFGFNVSIQLVAMVLVGGLGSVIGSYLGAGFVLLAPIFLTNFIAALASAGWFPVSQNFLSHLPLMIYGAMIIGFLLLEPLGLAKIYDNIRKYFLVWPFRHARS
- a CDS encoding branched-chain amino acid ABC transporter permease, whose translation is MAYFLELLISGALTGLMYSLVALGFVLIYKSAGVPNLAQGALVMAAGYAVWMVMSWGLPVWAAIPLAAAIMFGFGLVVERLLLRRMVGQPVIMVVMLTLGLEILLRGLVPGILGSAPKPVDLGIGFAPVIIGDVFINRTSLIGGVVALLLVGGSLLFFRTRLGTKLRAVSDDHVASWAVGISVERAIGISWGLAGVAAVVAGALWGSSQGVDWTLSTLLFPAVAVVILGGVDSIPGVVVGGILVGVLGTVIPGYLDSYAGGSTRDVVTSLIILLTIMVRPYGIFGREDIERI
- a CDS encoding AMP-dependent synthetase/ligase, with the protein product MQPETFDMAGAEALHPEWQRDDHILARLAQNAAEYPDQVALRERDWGIWQEYTWRDYLTAVTEFAAGLEARGVKPGDVVMVIGDNRPNLYFGMLGAACLRAIPSPAYADAPTEELAAQMEREAIHVAIAEDQEQVDKMQEVRERYPALDLIIYDDPRGLEGREPPGVVGFAAIRAEGAARLKAEPGLADDLLRRPSVHDVVVLMHSSGTTGAPKGIPLKHGHVLSGVRNAAAAGYFQQGEVHMAYLPMAWVGDFIFSIGAATELRFTVNIPEAQETAMHDLREIAPTLYFAAPRAWSAMLTRVQVGIAETTGVKRWLYNWFMPRAMAAERAKLDGKPVNGGAMRWLGEILIYGPLRDQLGLGRVKRAYTAGEAIGEDVFLWFRALGLNLRQFYGQTENCALAVAQQPEDISLTTVGRPFPGVEMKIDDQGEILLRGDNIFDGYFQNPKASAEALQDGWLHTGDAGQIEPDGQLVVLGRVSEVVAKRDGTRFIPTYIENRLKFSAYVRDAAVIGKDRDMLVAIVSIDFQAVGQWAQEHGVSYTSYAELSQAPRVYELIEQEIAAVNAHLPHGLSIARFVNLHKEFDPDDGEVTRTRKLKRNVIDDRYGPIIEALNDGATEIDFKAQITYENGQTGSLDRVLRLADVKGAG
- a CDS encoding ABC transporter ATP-binding protein translates to MTGQNEAVLACENVVRRFGGVVALKNVSVSVSRGEIFGLVGPNGSGKTTLVNAVTGFYPPQEGRIFLNGQQINGQKPFRIAAMGVARTFQNVALFHGMSVLDNILMGRHIYMKPNPLASFFYPWWARKEEIEHRRKVEEVIDLLQLAPARDEHVDVIPLGLQKRVELARALCAEPKLLVLDEPMAGMNQEEKEYMVRFILDAQEALGLTVLIIEHHMDVVTALCDRVLVLNNGQEIAQGPARETIANPLVVEAYIGKPRNAA